The nucleotide sequence GAACGTCTGAGCAAGCGTGATCTTCGAGAGCCAGCGTTCGAGGTTCTCCTTCTTGTGGCCCAGTTCGTGTGCGGTGTTGATCCCGATACCGCCGACGAACGAGATGCTCACGGCGAGGCCGATCTTATCGACCAGAGCGAGACCTTCGGGGAACCCGAGCCAACTCAGATCATTCGCAGTGATCAAGTAGCAGGCAAGGAAGAAAGTTATGTATTGCAGTGGGATGTAGGCGTAGAGAATGTAGCGGTAGTACTTGTCATTCTCCAGCCGGTCCATCCACTCATCCGGCGGATTTGATCCATCCGGCCCTAGGATCAGGTCAATCGTCGGGATGATGATGTAAACCAGAATCGGCCCACCCCAGAATAGAACCTGCCCAACAGGTGTGAGACCGAGGTCGTTGAACACCCGCACCAGGCCAATCACCACAAGCATGATCGCGGGCACAAACATGCCTAGCAGCCACCAGTAGCGTTTCTTGTCGCGCCACTCGGTAACTGGAGCGCCTGACTGTACTTCTGTTGACGACACCGTTGTCCTCTCCAGTGAAGACGGTGGCATGCTGACACGCCAGCATGCCATGTATACGACGCTGACGATAGTTGGTGAAGCGTCAGCACGCATCACAACACGGCAATTTTGTCCACGAATATTGCCCGTAGCCCTTAATCGTCAAGACTCTGGGCTTTTACGCGCCGGTGTCGACTCTCGCGCGGAAGTGGATCAAAAAGTTGACGGAGATCCGGGGAGGGTGAGCCTAAACGACGATAATGGACGGTGAGGTGAAGCGAATGCGCGCATGGCGGGTGACGGTGCCGGGCCCAGTCGGGCTTGCCCCAGATGCGCGGGCACCGCTGACTATGGTGACCGAGGAGGTACCAGAACCGGCGGACGACGAGCTACTCGTGCGCGTAGCGGCGTGTGGAGTCTGCCGCACTGATCTGCACGTTGTCGAAGGTGACCTGCCCGTGCACCACCCGCACGTCACGCCCGGACACGAAGTCGTAGGCGAAATCGTCGCTTCCGGTGCTGGAGTACGAGGAGGCTTCTCGGCAGGAGATCGCGTCGGTGTTGCGTGGCTGCGGCATACATGCGGTGTGTGCCGTTACTGCCGCCGCGGCGCCGAGAACCTGTGCTTGAGTTCACGCTACACAGGCTGGGATGCGGACGGTGGCTATGCCGACTATGCGACGGTGCCCGCTAAGTACGCACTGACTCTCCCTGCGGGCTATTCGGATGCTGAACTCGCCCCGTTGCTCTGCGCAGGAATCATTGGTTACCACGCTTTGCTCCGCGCGGAGGTTCCAAAAGGCGGCACACTGGGTATATATGGTTTCGGCGGCAGTGCACATTTGACTGCCCAGGTCGCGATCGCGCAGGGCGCCCGAGTGCATGTGATGACGCGTGGTGACCATGCGCGGTCACTCGCTCGTGAACTCGGTGCAGCCTCCGCCCAAGGTGCAGCAGAACGTCCTCCGGAGCCGCTCGATTCAGCGATCCTCTTCGCCCCCGTCGGTGAACTCGTACTTCCCGCACTCGAGGCGCTGGATGCGGGCGGCACGCTCGCGCTTGCGGGGATTCACCTTACAGATATTCCGCCTCTGAACTATCAGCGTCATCTGTTCCGTGAGCGTCAGATTCGAAGCGTCACGTCGAATACGCGCGCGCAGGCGCAGGAGTTTCTTGACTTCGCTGGCAGGCATTCGTTGTCGGTCACGAGTCACGAGTACGCGCTTGAGTCGGCGGACCAGGCGCTTCGTGACCTCGCTGCGGGCCGATTCAGCGGAGCCGCGGTCCTCGTCCCATAACAATTCGAGTGGTGTAGGTCACGTTCGATGCCGCGATGGGACGCAACAACACATTGAACTCGGCGCGCCATATTTACAACGTTGATTGTTTCAATCTAGGGTGAATCAATCGCGCATGCATTGGCGCATGCGTGCTGGATCAAGTCGCACGGCACACCGACGTGCCTGCAGGCAATGGCTGGTCCGGTATCAGGGTGAGGACGCAGCTACATGGACCTGGCTTACCAGATCTACGGAGAAGGCCCAACTCTTGTTCTCGTGCACGGCGTTGTGCACCGGCAGCAGGCGTGGTCGCCGGTGATCGCCAAACTTGCCGAGCACCGCAGGGTAGTCACCGTCGACTTACCTGGGCATGGCCTGTCTCCGCAGCTCGGTGAGGGTGACAATGCCGCACACATGATGGCTGACATCCTGGAGGGCTTCGTTGATGAAGTAACGCCGCATGGCGAGCGGGCGCACATTGCGGGTAACTCGCTGGGCGGCTGGCTTTCACTTGAACTGGCCGCCCGGGGAGCCGTCGCATCGGCAACCGCGCTGTCGCCTGCGGGCTTTTGGATCAACTCGCTCGATGAGCGGCGCACGGTCGAAACCTTCCGGAGTCTGCGTTTTGTCTCGCGGCTACTCAGTCCAGTCCGCCTCGAGGTCCTGCGAAATCCGGTAGTGCGGAGCGCGGCACTTGCCCCATTCTTCAGCCGACCGTGGCGTATCAGCCCGGAAGACGCTGCGGCAGACGCGGAGTCGCTTGCAAATAATGTGACGGCTGAACGCGTCGCGGAATCAGACTTCACTCTGAGTGGCCCGATTGATCCTTCCGTCCCGGTTACCGTGCAATGGGGTGGGCTCGATCTGGTTCTTCCGGTCTATCAGGCATTGCGCGTGCGCGGTGTCTTTCCCCATGCTCGTCTGGTAGTGATGCCGTTCGCTGGCCACGTACCAATGAACGACGCCCCTGACGCCGTCATTTCGGTCCTTCTCGAGGGCAGCAGCGCCGCCTCTACAACAGAATTTCAGCACGCTACTGCAGCTTGATGGCTTAGGGCAGGGGCGCGGACCACACGACCCGCGTCCCTCCGCCTGCGGTGCTCGTGACGGAAAAATCGCCGTCGAGATCGTCAGCGCGGGATTGCATATTCTTCAGTCCGCTTT is from Hoyosella subflava DQS3-9A1 and encodes:
- a CDS encoding alpha/beta fold hydrolase codes for the protein MDLAYQIYGEGPTLVLVHGVVHRQQAWSPVIAKLAEHRRVVTVDLPGHGLSPQLGEGDNAAHMMADILEGFVDEVTPHGERAHIAGNSLGGWLSLELAARGAVASATALSPAGFWINSLDERRTVETFRSLRFVSRLLSPVRLEVLRNPVVRSAALAPFFSRPWRISPEDAAADAESLANNVTAERVAESDFTLSGPIDPSVPVTVQWGGLDLVLPVYQALRVRGVFPHARLVVMPFAGHVPMNDAPDAVISVLLEGSSAASTTEFQHATAA
- a CDS encoding zinc-binding alcohol dehydrogenase family protein; this encodes MRAWRVTVPGPVGLAPDARAPLTMVTEEVPEPADDELLVRVAACGVCRTDLHVVEGDLPVHHPHVTPGHEVVGEIVASGAGVRGGFSAGDRVGVAWLRHTCGVCRYCRRGAENLCLSSRYTGWDADGGYADYATVPAKYALTLPAGYSDAELAPLLCAGIIGYHALLRAEVPKGGTLGIYGFGGSAHLTAQVAIAQGARVHVMTRGDHARSLARELGAASAQGAAERPPEPLDSAILFAPVGELVLPALEALDAGGTLALAGIHLTDIPPLNYQRHLFRERQIRSVTSNTRAQAQEFLDFAGRHSLSVTSHEYALESADQALRDLAAGRFSGAAVLVP